The following proteins are co-located in the Bacteroidota bacterium genome:
- a CDS encoding bifunctional 3-deoxy-7-phosphoheptulonate synthase/chorismate mutase type II produces MNPSIEIETLKVNNQELKRPLYIAGPCSAETEEQTLATAGALAAMGIKVFRAGIWKPRTRPGSFEGVGTKGLPWMKKVKEETGMLIGTEVATAVHVYEALKYGMDMLWIGARTTANPFAVHEIAEAMRGVDIPILIKNPVNPDLDLWIGAIERINQVGVKKVAAIHRGFSSYNKAKYRNEPNWQIPIDLKRTIPEIQLIADPSHISGKRDLILEVSQQAMDLNFDGLMIETHIDPDNAWSDANQQLTPEGLKAFFDQLVVRNTNNNPKVNYDLEDLRHEIDQLDISILDMLGKRMQVAENIGRYKRDNDVTIFQPGRYTEIMEKRARQAIINGLSREFSDQIFKSIHEESILHQKMIMNKNKI; encoded by the coding sequence ATGAATCCGTCTATCGAAATTGAAACATTAAAAGTCAATAATCAGGAATTAAAAAGGCCGCTATATATAGCCGGGCCATGCAGTGCCGAAACCGAAGAGCAAACCCTTGCTACAGCCGGGGCATTGGCAGCGATGGGGATAAAAGTTTTCAGGGCCGGTATTTGGAAACCCAGAACACGCCCGGGCTCTTTTGAGGGTGTTGGTACAAAAGGCCTTCCCTGGATGAAAAAGGTGAAGGAAGAAACAGGGATGCTCATTGGCACCGAGGTTGCCACCGCTGTTCATGTTTATGAAGCATTAAAATACGGAATGGATATGCTGTGGATTGGTGCCCGGACAACCGCCAATCCTTTTGCTGTTCATGAAATTGCTGAAGCTATGCGTGGAGTTGACATTCCTATCTTAATTAAAAACCCCGTGAATCCTGATTTGGATTTATGGATCGGAGCTATTGAACGAATAAATCAGGTGGGAGTTAAAAAAGTGGCAGCTATTCATCGTGGGTTTTCATCTTATAACAAAGCAAAATACAGGAACGAGCCAAACTGGCAAATTCCGATCGACTTAAAAAGAACCATTCCGGAGATTCAACTTATCGCTGATCCAAGCCATATTTCCGGAAAGCGGGATTTAATTTTAGAAGTTTCTCAGCAAGCCATGGATTTAAATTTTGATGGACTCATGATCGAAACACATATCGATCCGGACAATGCATGGAGCGATGCCAACCAACAATTAACTCCTGAAGGGTTAAAAGCTTTTTTTGATCAGTTGGTAGTCAGAAATACGAATAACAATCCAAAAGTCAATTACGATCTGGAAGATTTACGACACGAAATTGATCAACTGGATATCAGCATTCTTGATATGTTGGGTAAACGAATGCAGGTGGCTGAAAACATCGGACGATACAAAAGGGATAATGATGTAACAATTTTTCAACCCGGCAGATATACGGAAATCATGGAGAAAAGAGCCAGACAGGCCATCATCAATGGATTAAGCCGAGAATTTAGCGACCAGATATTTAAGTCCATACACGAAGAATCCATCTTGCATCAAAAAATGATCATGAACAAAAATAAAATCTAA